One Nicotiana tomentosiformis chromosome 4, ASM39032v3, whole genome shotgun sequence genomic window carries:
- the LOC138909914 gene encoding uncharacterized protein encodes MSTVQNTPFTVIDEAPLQLQMWWYYLGKDGQKWVTKHLGVLTDIMKIKPRDDLIEALVTFWDPVHNIFCFSDFELTPTLEEIAGYSRFGRDLRNQELIFPRALSVHRFFDLLNISKQIRKTNIVEGCCSFYFLYSRFGQPNGFEMHEKGLNNKQNKDTWHIHRRFAFIMAFLGIMVFPNKERTIDTRIARVVHVLTTKEHHTLAPIILSDIYRALTLCKSGAKFFEGCNILLQMWLIEHLRHHPKFMSYGPSKDNFIDSYEERVKDYNSPEGVEAWISHLRSLNASQIEWTLGWLPLREVIHMSALKSHLLLLGLRSVQPYTPHRVIRQLGRYQVVPKDEDLSVQVIELHPEAPLPEALIQQIWNGCRYLKDDTQVPDPARGEVDPGYAIWFGKRSRVDDVPEPKRPTKRPHVQAFDDKIQERLAWGEREKGYKTTIHALEERLRNLNFEKDLLEQEAEGEKKSLIHKNEALRAQLQQMKKASEVPVRSWKDQRTIANLMEKVQDYDSLLAKTEKALEKAKEKIVQLNEKAESSKDRQVTKFEEERAQFERERRPIGYVQKLSSMHSWKK; translated from the coding sequence ATGAGCACTGTCCAGAACACACCGTTCACAGTTATAGACGAGGCTCCACTTCAGCTTCAGATGTGGTGGTATTATTTAGGAAAAGATGGTCAGAAATGGGTCACCAAGCACCTGGGCGTCCTCACAgatattatgaaaattaaaccacgggacgatttgattgaggcactagtgacTTTTTGGGACCCTGTTCACAATATTTTTTGCTTCTCCGATTTTGAGCTAACTCCCACTTTAGAAGAGATAGCTGGATATTCCAGGTTTGGTAGAGATTTGAGAAACCAGGAGCTCATATTCCCGAGGGCTCTTTCTGTACACcgattcttcgatcttctgaacATCAGTAAGCAAATTAGAAAGACCAACATAGTCGAAGGGTGTTGTTCTTTCTACTTCCTGTACTCTAGGTTCGGGCAGCCAAATGGGTTTGAAATGCATGAAAAAGGCCTTAACAACAAGCAGAACAAAGACACATGGCATATTCATCGTCGCTTCGCCTTCATAATGGCATTTCTGGGAATTATGGTCTTCCCAAATAAGGAGCGGACAATTGATACCCGCATAGCCAGGGTTGTACATGTCCTCACTACCAAAGAACATCACACTCTTGCCCCGATCATTCTATCAGACATTTATCGGGCATTAACTTTGTGCAAGTCTggggcaaaattcttcgaagggtgcaatattttgttacaaatgtggttgattgagcatctccgacatcaccccaagttcatgagctatggtccgagcaaggacaatttcattgatagttacgaagaaagagtaaaagattacaactctccagaaggggtggaagcctggatatcccacctaagatctttaaatgcaagtcaaattgagtggactttgggatggctcccgctaagagaggtgatacacatgtcTGCCCTAAAAAGTCATTTGCTGTTATTGGGTTTGAGAAGTGTCCAGCCGTATACACCACACAGAGTTATAAGACAGCTAGGAAGGTACCAAGTAGTACCTAAAgatgaagatttgagtgtgcaagttattgagctacaccccgaagccccactccccgaagctttaatccagcaaatttggaatggttgtcgcTACTTGAAAGATGATACTCAGGTGCCAGATCCTGCGAGAGGTGAGGTAGATCCGGGTTATGCTATATGGTTTGGGAAGAGGTCTCGCGTGGATGATGTGCCAGAGCCCAAAAGGCCCACAAAAAGACCGCATGTTCAAGCCTTTGATGATAAAATCCAAGAACGATTGGCCTGGGGTGAACGGGAAAAAGGATACAAAACAACTATTCATGCCTTAGAAGAAAGGCTGAGAAACCTCAATTTTGAGAAAGACTTGCTAGAACAAGAAgccgaaggggaaaagaagagtctgatccacaaaaatgaagcccttcgtGCTCAACTTCAACAGATGAAGAAAGCCTCTGAAGTGCCAGTGAGAAGTTGGAAAGACCAGAGAACCATTGCCAATCTGATGGAAAAGGTACAAGATTATGATTCCCTATTGGCAAAGACTGAAAAGGCATTGGAAAAAGCCAAGGAAAAGATCGTACAGCTAAATGAGAAGGCTGAATCAAGTAAGGATCGCCAAGTAACAAAATTTGAAGAAGAGAGGGCTCAATTCGAGAGAGAGAGAAGGCCCATTGGGTACGTTCAGAAGCTCAGCTCCATGCACAGTTGGAAGAAATGA